The sequence CGGACTCGCGAGCGCGTTGCTCTCGCTAGCCCATTCCTTGTTCGGCCCGGGCTTCTGCCCCGGCGACTGGGTCTGGGCCACGAGTGCGGCGGGCGCGCTCGTCGCACTGCTCCCGCCGATCGGCGCGCTGGCGGTGTCGATCATCCGCAAGGGCACCGGCAACCGCTACGACGCCACGACGTTGTCGGTGTTCGGCGCGATCGGCCTGGTGACCTCGCTGATCCTGCCGTGGCTGCTGTCCAACGGCGTTTCCAGCGTGTTCCGGGCCGAGCGGGCGGGCACGAAGTCGGGGCTGCCCCGCACGGAGGCCGCGACGCTGGCGAGCGGCTCCTGCTGGGTGGACACGCAGAAGGAGTACCTGGGCGGCGGCCCGAACGTCTACGAGGTGCTGTTCTACAAGAACAACGCGGCCCTGCCGACCTTCGTGTACGTGGCCGCGTTCATCCTGCTGCCGGCCGGCTCGCTGCTGTTCGTCATCCTGCAGGGCCGCACCGCCTTCCGCCGCGGCCCGAAGTGGCCGTCCCGGTTCATCTGGATCCCGTTCGCCGCGATGCTCGCGTTCAGCGTCGGCATGGAGGCCAACACCGCGCTGCACTTCTGGCTCGGCTTCCTGCCGTTCAGCGTGCTGGGCCTGATCCCGGTCGCGATGGTCGGGCCGCCGCCGTGGTCGGTGATCAACCGGCCGGACGCGCCGCCGCGCCGCGAACCCGAGCCGTACCGGCCGCCGCCGCCCTCCGCGTCCCAGATGCAGCCCCGCCCGACCCCGCCTCCGCCGCCCCCACCGGTCAACAAGCCGTACCCGAAGACGGCGCTGGCGTCGGCACCCGAACCCCCGCCGATGGCCGGCGCGCTGGCCGCGGCCCCCGGGCCGATCCCGCCGCCGCCCGGCTCCCGCAACGCCGGCGGCAGCCGCTACCGGCGGGTCAAGCAGCTCGGCGCGGGCGGCTTCGGCACGGTCTGGCAGGCCGTCGACACCCAGCTGAACCGCACGGTCGCGCTGAAGATCGCGCACGCGCCGGACCGCGACACGGCCGAGCGCATGCAGCGTGAGGCCCGCGCCCTCGCCGTGGTCAGCCACCCGAACTGTGTCAAGGTGTACGACCTGGCCGAGGAGCCGGACGGGCTCGCGCTGGTCATGGAGTACCTCGAAGGCCGCCCGCTGGCCGAGCTGGTCGACGGCCAGGGCCCGCTGGACGACGTCGCGGCCGGCCGCCTGTGGGCGACGATGGCGGGCGCGCTCGCCGCGGCGCACGAGAAGGGCGTCCTGCACCGCGACATCAAGCCGTCGAACGTCGTGCTGGACCCGAGCGGCCTGGCCCACCTGATCGACTTCGGCATCGCCCGCAGCCAGGGCGATTCGAAGATGACGGCCACCGGGATGATGATCGGCACGCCCGACTTCGTCGCCCCGGAGCAGGCCATGGGCGCGACGGCCTCCCCGGCGTCCGACGCGTGGCAGCTGGCGGCGACGATCAGCTACGCGCTGTCCGGCCAGCCCCCGCGCGGCACGCGCGAGACCCCGATGGCGGCCCTGATGGCGGCGGCCCGCGCCGAACCGGTGTCCCGGCTGCCCCAGCGCAGCGCGCACGCCCGCCTGCTGGCGGCGTCGCTGGACCCCGAGCCGCGCCGCCGCCCGACGTTGAACTCGGTGCGCCGCGAGGTCGAGGGCTGGCTGTCCCGCGCGGGCAAGTCCGCGGACGGCCCGGTGACCCGGGTGGTGCCGCGGCAGCCGGGTGGCCAGGTGCCCCGCCGCTAGCGGGGCTTCACCGCTTCGAAGATCACGAGCTGCTTCGGCTCCAGCCGGACGTCGACCTGCTCGAAGCCCGCCTTTTCGAGGCGGGCCGGGAACGTCGCCGCGTCGACGACGTTCATCGTGTCGCCGAGGTGCAGCAGGCGGAACCGCAGGTTGAGCTGACCGTCGCTGCCGCAGTACGTCCCGCCCGGGCGCAGGACCCGGGCGGCTTCGGCGAAGATCGCGTCCTGCAGCTCGGCGGTCGGCACGTGGTGCAGCATCGTGAAGCAGACGACCGCGGAGAAGCGGCCGTCCTCGAACGGCATTTCGGCGCCGCTGCCTTCGACGACCTCGGCGCGGCCGCCGAACTTCGCCCGCAGCAGCTCGGTCGACGCGGGGTCGATCTCGAGCACGGTGAGCTTCGGGACGGCGCCGAGCAGCACCTTCGTCGTGGCGCCGAAGCCGGGACCGATCTCGAGCACGTCGTCGCCCAGATCGCGCTGTGCCAGCCACGGCGTCAGGCGCTCCTCGACGGTCGCGGCCCACTTCTCCGAGCTGCAGATCTTCCGGTGGATCAGGTTCATCGGCATGCGCCCGACGCTATTTCGGCGCGCCGGTGGCCGGAAGCCGATACCGTGTCACGTCATGTCGCCAACCGGCCAAGCCATGCTGCTCGGCGAGTTCGACCTGCCCGCCGGCACCTGGTTCCCCTGGCACGAACACCCCGCGCACCAGCTGGTCTGGTCCGCGCGCGGGGTCGTCGCGGTCAAGTCCGGGGACGCGGGCTGGGTGCTGCCGCCGACGCGCGCGCTGTGGATGCCGGCGGGCGTCCGGCACCGCACGGGTGCGCTCGGCCGGGCGGCGCTGCGCGGCATCTACGCCGACCCGGCGCTGTCGCCGGTGTCGTGGCCGTCGCCGCGGATGGTCGTCGTCCGGCCGCTGCTGCGCGAGCTCCTGGAGTACCTGACCGGCGAAGGCGTCGCGCCGGACGCGCGGGTGCGGGCCGAGGCGGTGGCGTTCGACCTGCTGGAGCCGCTCGACGTGGTGCCGATCGCGGTGCCCGCGCTCACCGACCCACGCGCTCGCGACGTCGAGCGCGCCCTGCTGGCGAACCCGGCGGACCCCCGCACGCTCGCGGAGTTCGGCCGGGCGGTCGGCGCGTCGGAACGGACGCTGGCGCGGGTGTTCGCCCACGAAGGCCGGATGCCGTTCGGCACGTGGCGCACGCAGGTGCGGCTGCGTGCGTCGCTGCCGCTGCTGGCCCAGGGCACCCCGCTGGAGACGGTCGCGTACCGCGTGGGCTACAGCTCGGCGAGCGCGTTCGTCGCGGCTTTCCGGCGGGCCGTCGGGGTCACGCCGGGCGCCTACTTCGCGGGGTGACTACCGCCAGGAGGGCAGCCAGCGCTCGGCTTCCCACTGGCCGTTCGTGATCGCGATGCCGTTCAGGATCGGCCACAGCCAGGCGAAGTTGGCCACCACCAGCCCGACGTACAGCGACACGACGAGCAGGCCGGTCCCGCGTCTCTCGAACCCGCGCCGCGCGCTGCCCAGGATCTGGCCGAGGCACAACGTCAAGCCCAGCACCAGGAACGCGGCCAGCGGCGTCGCGTAGAAGAAGTACATCTGGCGGTCGATGTTGGTGTACCAGAAGACGTACCCGCCGAGGTAGCCGACCAGCACGGCGGCGTAGCGCCAGTCAGCGCGGAAGATCGAGCGCCAGGCCGCCCAGCCGAGCATCGGGATCGCCGCCCACCACATCGCGGGCGTGCCGATCAGCATCGTCGCGCTGATGCAGCGGGCTTCGCCGCAGCCGGTGACCTCGCCGTTGTAGCTGTAGAGCATCGGGCGCAGGCCCATCGGCCACGTCCACGGCTTCGACTCCCACGGGTGCGGGTTGTCCTTGGGCGTGACCAGCGTTTCGTGGAAGTGCAGGACGTTCCCGGTGTAGTCGGCGAGCGAGCGCAGCGCCGGCGGGACCCAGGCGAAGAAGCCCGGCGCGATGTCCTTGATCTCCGTGTAGTGCCGGTCGGTGGCCGTTTCGCTGGCGAACCACGCCCAGTACGCGGCGAAGTACATGAGGAACGGGATGACCAGGATCGCCCACAGCGCGGGCAGCACGTCCCGGCGGATCGTGCCCAGCCAGGGCCGCTCGACGCCGGCCGCACGCCGCGCCGCGACGTCGAAGAAGACGGTCAGCAGACCGAACGCGACGATGTAGTACAGCGCCGACCACTTGACGCCGAAGGTCAGCCCGATCATCAGGCCGGTCCCGAACCGCCACCAGCGGAACCCGAGCTTCGGGCCCCAGACTGATTCGTTGACCCAGCCTTCGCGGACGGCGGTCGCGAGCCGCTCGCGCACCTGGTCGCGGTCGGCGAGCACGCAGGCGAACGCGGCGAGCACGAACAGCGCGATGAAGATGTCCAGCATGCCCATGCGCGACTGCAGGTGGAGCACGCCGTCGCTGATGACGAGGATGCCGGCGATGGCGCCGAGCAGCGTCGAGCGCGTGAGCCGCCGGGCGATGCGGACGGTCAGCAGCACGATCAGCGTGCCGGCCAGCGCGGGCATGATCCGCCAGCCCCAGCCGTTGTAGCCGAACAGCCACTCGCCGATCGCGATGAGCTGCTTGGCCAGCGGCGGGTGGACGACCAGCTCGTAGCCGTAGTTGTCCTCGTAACCGCCGTTGCGCAGCACCTGCCAGGCCTGCGGCACGTAGTGCTTCTCGTCGAAGACCGGGCTGCCCTTGTCGGTCGGCACGCCGAGGTTCTGCAGCCGGACGATCCCGCCGATCACGGTCAGCACGAGGGTGACGACCCAGCCGCGCAGCCGGTCGGTCGGCATGCCGCGGCCGAGCAGGGTCACTTCGCGGTCGGTCGGCGGCCGGAGCGCCTCGACCGGGTCCGGCCGGACGCTTTCGTCGTCGGGACGGGTCAGCACGGCGGTCACGGGGGCGATCCTACGGGCGCGGCGGGGCGTGCGTCGTCGGGATCCGCTGATCAGCCTAGGCTGGCCGGGTGAGTCCCTCCCTGCTTCCCGGCCGGCTCGTCTTGGCCGCGACCCCGCTCGGCGACGTCCGCGACGCCTCGCCCCGCCTGGCGGAAGCACTGGCGGAAGCCGACGTCATCGCGGCGGAGGACACGCGACGGCTGCGGTCGCTGGCGTCCGCGCTGGAGGTGACCCCGCGCGGCCGCGTGGTGAGCTTCTACGAGGACGTCGAGACGGCGCGCCTGCCCAAGTTGCTCGAATCGTTACGCGCGGGCGAGACGGTCGTGCTGGTGACCGACGCCGGTATGCCCAGTGTGTCCGATCCGGGCTTCCGCCTGGTGGCGGCTTGTGTGGCTTCGGAGATTCCGGTGACGTGCTTGCCGGGGCCGTCCGCGGTGACCACGGCGCTCGCTTTGTCCGGTTTGCCGTGCGATCGGTTCTGCTTCGAGGGTTTCGCACCGCGGAAGCCGGGCGAGCGGACGCGCTGGCTGACGTCGTTGGTGTCCGAGCCGCGGACGGTGGTGTTCTTCGAGTCCCCGCACCGGTTGGCGTCCCTGCTTTCCGACGCGGCTTCGGTGCTGGGGGCGTCTCGTCAGGCCGCGGTGTGCCGCGAGTTGACGAAGACGTACGAAGAGGTGAAGCGGGGGTCTCTTCCGGACTTGGCCGCGTGGGCCGCGGAGGGGGTGCGAGGGGAGATCACGGTGGTCCTCGCGGGTGCCGCACCGCGGTCGGTTTCGGTGGCGGACCTGGTGTCGGAGGTGGCGGACCGGGTGGCATCGGGGGAGCGCCTGAAGTCCGCGGCGGCGGAGGTCGCGGAGGCCGCCGGGGTGTCCAAAAAGGAGCTTTACGACGCCGTGCTGGCGGCCCGGAAGGCCGAGTGACGCCGGAGCTGCGAGCCGCGCTGAGGGAGCTTCGGCGGGTGCGTGCCGAGAAGCCCGGTGAAGAACTCGGCACCGCGGCCTTCGCGGCTTGGCGGGTGTCGATCGCGGAGGCGCTCGAAGCGCTGGCTCCGTTGCTGCTCTTCAGCGAAGACCGGGAGCAGGCCGCGGCTGAAGCGCGCGCGGCCCGGGCCGAGGCGGCCGAACTCAGGTGAGTAGGGCCGTGACCGCGGCGTGCGCCTTCGCCGCGTCCGGGGCGTCTCCGGTGATCACGTCCGTGTACACGAACGACTCGCCGATCCGCACCAGCAGGTAAGCCAGGTCCGGCACCGGCAGCGGGGGCACCAGCCGTCCCGCCGAGACCTCACCCTCCAAAAGCGACTGCAGCTCCGCCGTCGTCCGCTGCTGGCAAACGCTTGCGCGCGTCGTCAACAGCCGCAACGCGCGCTCCGGCTCCCGGCGCAGGAAGTCCCGGAACGGCGGGGACTCGTTCGCGAACCGGACATATCCGCTCACGAAGTCCGCCACCCCCGCCGCGCCGCGGCCCACGCACGACGGCCACAAGCGGGCGATCGAAGCCGACGACAGCGACCACAGGATCTCGCCCAGCAGCCGGTCGCGGGAGCCCACCCGGCGGTGCAGGGTGGCGCGGCTGATGGACAGCGCCTCCGCCAGTTCGCCCATGTCGACCCGCCTGCCGGACAGGAACCACTCGCGCGCCCGCTCGAACTCCTGAGACATATGCCAGAATGTCTCACAGCCACCACGGGAAGGGAAACGCAGATGCGCGCAGTGCAGGTGACCGAGTTCGGCGGACCCGAGGTGCTCACCCCCGTCGAGCTGCCCGATCCCGTGGCCGGCCCCGGTGAGGTGCTCATCGACGTCGAGCGCATCGGCGTCAACTACGCCGACACCCACCAGGCCGAGAACTCCTACCTCGCGCCGTCGAAGCTGCCGCTCGTCCCCGGTGGTGAGGTGGTGGGAACCAGCGGGGGCAAGCGGGTCGTCGCCCTGCTCAACGGTGGCGGCGGGTACGCCGAGAAGGCCGTCGCGCCCGAGGCGACCACCTTCCCCGTGCCCGACGGCATCGACGACCTCACCGCGCTGTCCATGCTGGTCCAGGGCACCACCGCCTGGGTTCTGCTCCGCAAGAACGCCCACCTCGAGCCAGGCGACTCGGTCGTCGTGCACGCGGCCGCGGGCGGGGTCGGGACCGTCGCCGTGCAGCTCGCCAAGGCCTGGGGTGCCGGGCGCGTCATCGCCACCGCCAGCAGCGACGAGAAGCGCGCCCTCGCGCTCGAACTCGGGGCCGACGTCGCCGTCGACTCGCGTGCCGAAGACATGACCCAGACCCTCGTCGAGGCGAACGACGGCCGCCGGGTGGACGTCGTGCTCGACATGGTCGGCGGGACGACCACCGACCAGAGCATCGCCGCGCTCGCGCCGTTCGGCCGGCTCGCCTTCTACGGCATGGCCGGGCGGGAGAGCCCCAAGCCCGTCGAGATGCGCAACCTCCTGGGC is a genomic window of Amycolatopsis lexingtonensis containing:
- a CDS encoding quinone oxidoreductase family protein, with the protein product MRAVQVTEFGGPEVLTPVELPDPVAGPGEVLIDVERIGVNYADTHQAENSYLAPSKLPLVPGGEVVGTSGGKRVVALLNGGGGYAEKAVAPEATTFPVPDGIDDLTALSMLVQGTTAWVLLRKNAHLEPGDSVVVHAAAGGVGTVAVQLAKAWGAGRVIATASSDEKRALALELGADVAVDSRAEDMTQTLVEANDGRRVDVVLDMVGGTTTDQSIAALAPFGRLAFYGMAGRESPKPVEMRNLLGHSTTISGMWLPHVFRLPGNVFGTALTELFDLVLAGKLKAIPGGEYALSDARGAHEALRSRKTVGKLLLDPGK
- a CDS encoding protein kinase domain-containing protein; this encodes MNGLASALLSLAHSLFGPGFCPGDWVWATSAAGALVALLPPIGALAVSIIRKGTGNRYDATTLSVFGAIGLVTSLILPWLLSNGVSSVFRAERAGTKSGLPRTEAATLASGSCWVDTQKEYLGGGPNVYEVLFYKNNAALPTFVYVAAFILLPAGSLLFVILQGRTAFRRGPKWPSRFIWIPFAAMLAFSVGMEANTALHFWLGFLPFSVLGLIPVAMVGPPPWSVINRPDAPPRREPEPYRPPPPSASQMQPRPTPPPPPPPVNKPYPKTALASAPEPPPMAGALAAAPGPIPPPPGSRNAGGSRYRRVKQLGAGGFGTVWQAVDTQLNRTVALKIAHAPDRDTAERMQREARALAVVSHPNCVKVYDLAEEPDGLALVMEYLEGRPLAELVDGQGPLDDVAAGRLWATMAGALAAAHEKGVLHRDIKPSNVVLDPSGLAHLIDFGIARSQGDSKMTATGMMIGTPDFVAPEQAMGATASPASDAWQLAATISYALSGQPPRGTRETPMAALMAAARAEPVSRLPQRSAHARLLAASLDPEPRRRPTLNSVRREVEGWLSRAGKSADGPVTRVVPRQPGGQVPRR
- a CDS encoding class I SAM-dependent methyltransferase; its protein translation is MPMNLIHRKICSSEKWAATVEERLTPWLAQRDLGDDVLEIGPGFGATTKVLLGAVPKLTVLEIDPASTELLRAKFGGRAEVVEGSGAEMPFEDGRFSAVVCFTMLHHVPTAELQDAIFAEAARVLRPGGTYCGSDGQLNLRFRLLHLGDTMNVVDAATFPARLEKAGFEQVDVRLEPKQLVIFEAVKPR
- a CDS encoding AraC family transcriptional regulator; translated protein: MLLGEFDLPAGTWFPWHEHPAHQLVWSARGVVAVKSGDAGWVLPPTRALWMPAGVRHRTGALGRAALRGIYADPALSPVSWPSPRMVVVRPLLRELLEYLTGEGVAPDARVRAEAVAFDLLEPLDVVPIAVPALTDPRARDVERALLANPADPRTLAEFGRAVGASERTLARVFAHEGRMPFGTWRTQVRLRASLPLLAQGTPLETVAYRVGYSSASAFVAAFRRAVGVTPGAYFAG
- the rsmI gene encoding 16S rRNA (cytidine(1402)-2'-O)-methyltransferase: MLPGRLVLAATPLGDVRDASPRLAEALAEADVIAAEDTRRLRSLASALEVTPRGRVVSFYEDVETARLPKLLESLRAGETVVLVTDAGMPSVSDPGFRLVAACVASEIPVTCLPGPSAVTTALALSGLPCDRFCFEGFAPRKPGERTRWLTSLVSEPRTVVFFESPHRLASLLSDAASVLGASRQAAVCRELTKTYEEVKRGSLPDLAAWAAEGVRGEITVVLAGAAPRSVSVADLVSEVADRVASGERLKSAAAEVAEAAGVSKKELYDAVLAARKAE
- a CDS encoding QsdR family transcriptional regulator, with the protein product MSQEFERAREWFLSGRRVDMGELAEALSISRATLHRRVGSRDRLLGEILWSLSSASIARLWPSCVGRGAAGVADFVSGYVRFANESPPFRDFLRREPERALRLLTTRASVCQQRTTAELQSLLEGEVSAGRLVPPLPVPDLAYLLVRIGESFVYTDVITGDAPDAAKAHAAVTALLT
- a CDS encoding dolichyl-phosphate-mannose--protein mannosyltransferase encodes the protein MTAVLTRPDDESVRPDPVEALRPPTDREVTLLGRGMPTDRLRGWVVTLVLTVIGGIVRLQNLGVPTDKGSPVFDEKHYVPQAWQVLRNGGYEDNYGYELVVHPPLAKQLIAIGEWLFGYNGWGWRIMPALAGTLIVLLTVRIARRLTRSTLLGAIAGILVISDGVLHLQSRMGMLDIFIALFVLAAFACVLADRDQVRERLATAVREGWVNESVWGPKLGFRWWRFGTGLMIGLTFGVKWSALYYIVAFGLLTVFFDVAARRAAGVERPWLGTIRRDVLPALWAILVIPFLMYFAAYWAWFASETATDRHYTEIKDIAPGFFAWVPPALRSLADYTGNVLHFHETLVTPKDNPHPWESKPWTWPMGLRPMLYSYNGEVTGCGEARCISATMLIGTPAMWWAAIPMLGWAAWRSIFRADWRYAAVLVGYLGGYVFWYTNIDRQMYFFYATPLAAFLVLGLTLCLGQILGSARRGFERRGTGLLVVSLYVGLVVANFAWLWPILNGIAITNGQWEAERWLPSWR